In Nonomuraea muscovyensis, one genomic interval encodes:
- a CDS encoding YlxR family protein encodes MRQRGKLEYGGQATPQRTCVGCRVRAARSELLRLVLVEDHVVPDLRRRLAGRGASLHPSVRCLELAERRRAFPRAFRVPGPLDVSHVRAHLEEENHDMSCRTPS; translated from the coding sequence ATGCGTCAACGCGGTAAGCTGGAATATGGTGGCCAAGCGACCCCGCAGCGCACCTGTGTGGGCTGCAGGGTTCGTGCGGCTAGGTCCGAGCTGCTCCGCCTGGTGCTGGTCGAGGATCATGTGGTCCCCGACCTGCGAAGACGGCTTGCCGGCCGTGGTGCATCGTTGCACCCGTCCGTGAGGTGTCTGGAGCTTGCCGAGCGTCGCCGAGCGTTCCCGCGCGCGTTCCGTGTGCCGGGTCCGCTTGACGTCTCGCATGTGCGGGCGCACCTGGAAGAGGAGAATCACGACATGTCATGTAGGACGCCGAGTTGA
- the nusA gene encoding transcription termination factor NusA, protein MDIDMSVLRSLEREKDISFDLVVKAIEDALLIAYFRTEGAAPKARAELDRSSGHVTILAAELDEDGEIVREYDDTPGNFSRIAATTAKQVILQQLRDAEDEINFGEFASREGELVSGVIQQGKDPRVVLVDLGKIEAVLPHNEQVPGEDYVHGERIRAYVVQVKKGHKGPSVTLSRTHPGLVKKLFALEVPEIADGTVEIAAVAREAGHRTKIAVRSRKPGVNAKGACIGPMGARVRNVMTELHGEKIDIIDWSEDPGEFVGNALSPARVSHVEVLDLDGRVARVTVPDYQLSLAIGKEGQNARLAARLTGWRIDIRPDTQAEDAAGSVDASTR, encoded by the coding sequence GTGGACATCGACATGAGCGTCCTGCGCAGCCTGGAGCGGGAGAAGGACATCTCCTTCGACCTGGTGGTCAAGGCCATCGAGGACGCGCTGCTGATCGCGTACTTCCGCACCGAGGGCGCCGCGCCCAAGGCGCGTGCCGAGCTCGACCGGTCGAGCGGGCACGTGACGATCTTGGCGGCCGAGCTGGACGAGGACGGCGAGATCGTCCGGGAGTACGACGACACGCCTGGCAACTTCAGCAGGATCGCCGCGACCACCGCCAAGCAGGTCATCCTGCAGCAGCTGCGCGACGCCGAGGACGAGATCAACTTCGGCGAGTTCGCCAGCCGCGAGGGCGAGCTGGTCTCCGGCGTGATCCAGCAGGGCAAGGACCCGCGCGTGGTGCTGGTCGACCTCGGCAAGATCGAGGCCGTGCTGCCGCACAACGAGCAGGTGCCCGGCGAGGACTACGTGCACGGCGAGCGCATCCGCGCCTACGTGGTGCAGGTGAAGAAGGGCCACAAGGGCCCGTCCGTCACGCTGTCGCGCACCCACCCGGGCCTGGTGAAGAAGCTGTTCGCGCTGGAGGTCCCGGAGATCGCCGACGGCACGGTGGAGATCGCCGCCGTGGCGCGGGAGGCCGGTCACCGGACCAAGATCGCCGTCAGGTCGCGCAAGCCCGGCGTCAACGCCAAGGGCGCCTGCATCGGCCCGATGGGGGCGCGGGTGCGCAACGTGATGACCGAGCTGCACGGCGAGAAGATCGACATCATCGACTGGTCCGAGGATCCCGGAGAGTTCGTCGGGAATGCCCTTTCGCCGGCCCGCGTTTCACATGTCGAGGTTCTCGATCTCGACGGGCGTGTGGCCCGGGTCACCGTGCCTGACTACCAGCTTTCGCTGGCGATCGGCAAGGAAGGGCAGAACGCGAGGCTCGCCGCCAGGCTCACCGGATGGCGGATTGACATCCGCCCTGACACCCAGGCCGAAGATGCCGCCGGTTCCGTAGATGCGTCAACGCGGTAA
- the rimP gene encoding ribosome maturation factor RimP — protein sequence MGSASPRDHLMKLLEPVVSAEGLDLEDVTVTQAGRRRLLRVIVDRDGGVSLDDVADVSQAVSTVLDEHDTMGPSAYTLEVSSPGVDRPLTEPRHWRRAARRLVKAELRDGGVVEGRVRSADESGVELDVDGACRRLDYQDLARGRVQVEFRRIDDDADGADVDGDEG from the coding sequence ATGGGCAGCGCATCACCCCGCGACCACCTGATGAAGCTCCTGGAGCCCGTCGTCAGCGCGGAGGGCCTCGACTTGGAGGACGTCACGGTCACCCAGGCCGGCCGGCGGCGGTTGCTGCGGGTGATCGTGGACCGTGACGGAGGGGTGAGCCTCGACGACGTCGCCGACGTGAGCCAGGCCGTCTCCACGGTTCTCGACGAGCACGACACGATGGGGCCCTCGGCCTACACTCTCGAGGTGTCCTCGCCGGGTGTCGACCGCCCGCTGACGGAGCCGCGGCACTGGCGGCGCGCCGCCAGGCGGCTGGTGAAGGCGGAGCTGCGTGACGGCGGCGTGGTGGAGGGCCGGGTGCGCTCCGCCGACGAGAGCGGCGTCGAGCTCGACGTCGACGGCGCGTGCCGCCGGCTCGACTATCAGGACCTGGCCCGCGGACGGGTGCAGGTGGAGTTCCGCCGGATCGACGACGACGCGGACGGCGCGGACGTCGACGGCGACGAGGGCTAA
- a CDS encoding ferritin-like domain-containing protein, which yields MSPHSAAALARHNHAAGAQDHLATAASQGRVVGLGRTSGQDGDVERLGKALAGEHAAVFAYGLIGARTTGALRARATRAFDAHRARRDQLRGFISGRGGKPAEPEASYSLPVVPSTQAEAVRLAVHVETGMTAAYLELAASEDAALRKYAALAMQESVTRSYSFQPSISTPLPGMPSPPPASSPAPSPAQDGE from the coding sequence GTGTCGCCGCACAGTGCCGCCGCCCTGGCGCGCCACAACCACGCCGCCGGGGCCCAGGACCACCTGGCGACCGCCGCGAGCCAGGGACGTGTCGTCGGCCTCGGCCGGACGTCCGGGCAGGACGGCGACGTCGAGAGGCTGGGCAAGGCGCTGGCGGGCGAGCACGCGGCCGTCTTCGCGTACGGCCTGATCGGCGCCCGCACCACGGGAGCTCTGCGCGCCAGGGCCACCCGGGCCTTCGACGCCCACCGCGCCCGTCGTGACCAGCTCCGCGGCTTCATCTCCGGCCGCGGCGGCAAGCCGGCCGAGCCCGAGGCGTCCTACTCCCTTCCGGTCGTCCCCTCCACGCAAGCGGAGGCCGTCCGCCTCGCCGTACACGTGGAGACGGGCATGACGGCCGCCTACCTGGAGCTCGCCGCCTCCGAGGACGCGGCGCTGCGCAAGTACGCGGCGCTGGCCATGCAGGAGTCGGTGACGCGGTCCTACTCCTTCCAGCCGTCGATCAGCACGCCCCTCCCAGGCATGCCGTCGCCACCTCCTGCCTCCTCCCCCGCGCCGTCACCGGCCCAGGACGGCGAGTAG